Proteins found in one Syntrophobacterales bacterium genomic segment:
- a CDS encoding lysophospholipid acyltransferase family protein — MLVDLFLIFVIKSFQQLLRHLPERFQRGVGLAMGRGAYFFLAKRRHVAISNLKKAFRHLNEKHASRLAKRCFENLGINFVESLILPFIPKQELVRRFAIKDRFYVDEVLALNKGMMALVFHYANWEIMGVASHFLERDIIVLARPLKRHQRINEYLNKLRGETGLTVIPNANTGKDVMRYLKENKIVAILGDQREKRSRGVFVEFFGEKAPTSKGIAMIGMKTRTPVVPFYFRRDGFLRYTIVCSPAIEMERKGNIEDLIYKNTRKINAFLENLLRERPEDWFWLHRRWARKK, encoded by the coding sequence GTGTTAGTAGATTTATTTCTCATCTTTGTTATCAAATCGTTTCAGCAGCTTCTCCGCCATCTGCCTGAACGCTTTCAGCGTGGGGTCGGTCTAGCCATGGGACGGGGGGCCTATTTTTTTCTCGCGAAGAGGCGCCATGTGGCGATTTCGAACCTGAAGAAAGCCTTTCGTCATCTCAATGAGAAACACGCATCCCGTCTGGCGAAGAGATGTTTCGAAAACCTCGGCATCAATTTCGTGGAGTCTCTGATCCTGCCTTTCATCCCTAAACAGGAGCTTGTCCGTCGCTTCGCCATCAAGGACCGGTTCTATGTAGATGAAGTTTTGGCCTTGAACAAAGGCATGATGGCTCTTGTGTTTCATTATGCAAACTGGGAGATCATGGGTGTTGCGTCCCACTTCCTGGAAAGGGACATCATCGTCCTTGCGCGGCCCCTTAAGCGGCACCAGCGGATCAATGAATACCTTAACAAACTTCGTGGAGAAACGGGCCTTACCGTCATCCCCAACGCAAATACAGGCAAAGATGTAATGAGATACCTCAAAGAAAATAAAATAGTGGCAATCCTCGGGGACCAGAGAGAAAAGCGGTCAAGAGGTGTCTTTGTGGAATTCTTCGGCGAAAAAGCCCCTACATCCAAAGGCATAGCGATGATCGGAATGAAAACGCGCACTCCAGTCGTTCCTTTCTATTTCAGAAGAGATGGGTTTCTCCGGTATACGATCGTATGCTCGCCTGCTATAGAAATGGAACGGAAAGGCAACATAGAAGACCTGATATACAAAAATACAAGGAAAATTAATGCATTTCTTGAGAACCTTCTCCGGGAGAGGCCGGAAGACTGGTTTTGGCTTCACCGACGTTGGGCCAGAAAAAAATGA
- a CDS encoding C40 family peptidase has product MPREYHTVVEPVTNLKKVPRERVPSYAKDDLLFSQLLFGEKVLVRDEHNGWALVEAVEQQMFQMHEQWEGYSGWVQKESIKPCGARQTETGATVKTRTALVYSMPDCNSATLFNLSIGTRIDACQTSAEIERFYPVCLAGGGTGWIDKEKLRMTDQEAAWWQDREDVLATALFFMRVPYLWGGRSMHMPDLQATATGVDCSGLVNIVFRVHGIDLPRDAHEQWMKATPVSADNLRPCDLIFVANGENTVTHVMLFVGGESFIEARETGANVTMGTFKERFGKNLAAFCGEGPKIYIGDHVVLFGKVLP; this is encoded by the coding sequence GTGCCAAGAGAATATCATACTGTTGTCGAACCCGTGACAAACCTCAAAAAAGTCCCGCGGGAAAGAGTTCCTTCCTATGCTAAGGACGATCTCCTTTTTTCCCAACTCCTCTTCGGTGAAAAAGTCCTAGTCCGTGACGAACATAACGGATGGGCTCTTGTGGAGGCAGTAGAACAGCAGATGTTCCAGATGCACGAACAGTGGGAAGGTTATTCTGGTTGGGTTCAAAAAGAGTCGATCAAGCCATGTGGGGCGAGGCAGACGGAAACCGGAGCAACGGTGAAGACCAGAACAGCTCTTGTCTATAGTATGCCTGATTGCAACAGCGCCACTCTATTCAATCTTTCCATAGGAACGAGAATAGACGCCTGTCAAACATCAGCTGAAATCGAAAGGTTTTACCCGGTCTGCCTGGCAGGAGGAGGAACCGGTTGGATTGATAAAGAGAAGCTGCGCATGACAGACCAAGAGGCGGCGTGGTGGCAAGACAGGGAGGATGTCCTTGCTACCGCGCTTTTTTTCATGAGAGTACCTTATCTCTGGGGGGGGAGGAGTATGCATATGCCCGACCTGCAGGCAACGGCTACCGGGGTCGACTGCTCTGGCCTCGTTAATATTGTCTTCCGGGTCCACGGTATTGATCTTCCAAGAGATGCCCATGAGCAGTGGATGAAGGCGACCCCTGTGTCCGCGGACAATTTGAGGCCATGCGATCTTATCTTTGTGGCTAACGGCGAAAACACAGTGACTCATGTTATGTTATTCGTCGGCGGGGAGAGTTTTATCGAAGCCCGTGAGACTGGAGCCAACGTGACTATGGGTACCTTCAAGGAAAGATTCGGCAAGAACCTAGCCGCCTTTTGCGGAGAAGGACCAAAGATATACATCGGCGACCATGTGGTCTTGTTCGGAAAGGTGCTGCCATAG
- a CDS encoding DUF1460 domain-containing protein, with amino-acid sequence MKEVLIRLGKWSEESLDQLIRRASLIPDPGPRIELISREFLGIPYCGFTLVGGSDTIETFVIDLEEVDCFTFIDYVEAMRISVSYSEFKTNLAKVRYRGGLVAYEGRNHFFLDWIESNSSLVCDVTDKIGQTASRHMAKFFNQKEDGALFLPGLIAKKKDVHYIPSSLIDHSIEGRLETGDYVGVYSMTTGLDVSHVGIFIRGKNGASLRHASSADEKRKVVDQDFRSYMAAKPGIVVLRPQRSDR; translated from the coding sequence ATGAAAGAAGTGCTCATACGTCTTGGAAAATGGTCTGAGGAGAGTCTTGACCAGCTTATCCGCCGGGCCTCCCTGATACCCGATCCAGGTCCCAGGATAGAGTTGATTTCAAGGGAATTTCTCGGTATTCCATACTGCGGGTTCACGCTCGTCGGTGGCAGCGATACTATCGAAACATTCGTGATTGACTTGGAAGAGGTGGACTGCTTCACCTTCATCGACTATGTCGAGGCGATGCGTATCTCCGTTTCCTATTCCGAATTCAAGACAAATCTGGCGAAGGTGAGATACAGAGGGGGTCTCGTTGCGTACGAGGGAAGGAATCATTTCTTTTTAGACTGGATTGAATCCAACAGCTCCCTTGTCTGTGATGTCACGGACAAGATAGGACAGACTGCTTCGCGGCACATGGCAAAATTTTTCAATCAGAAAGAGGATGGCGCCTTATTCCTTCCAGGTCTCATTGCGAAAAAGAAGGATGTGCACTATATTCCGTCTTCGCTTATCGATCATTCAATAGAGGGGAGGTTGGAGACAGGGGATTATGTTGGGGTCTACTCCATGACGACCGGGCTGGATGTCTCTCATGTAGGAATATTCATACGTGGAAAGAATGGCGCTTCCCTGAGACACGCATCGTCCGCTGACGAGAAGAGAAAAGTGGTCGACCAAGATTTCAGATCTTACATGGCGGCCAAGCCGGGAATAGTTGTGCTTCGCCCTCAGCGCTCCGACAGGTGA
- a CDS encoding LuxR C-terminal-related transcriptional regulator, translated as MLGEDNITSQPLDVALKIINTLFEGINDVGINLVSNDYTVVWTNNAMSAGVKKPVSEMIGKPCYEAFRHRNSPCPTCLLKTVSETKEPLIAERWLDLPNQKRQYAEVRLYPILDSHESVQYIFEMLTFITNKKKGEKERTRYIQVLERTLRESRIQNSETNLKQGNSNSEQLTPREREILCLIGRGFSNKQIGLSLNISIETVKTHIKSIFWKIDVVHRAEAATWAATHGIL; from the coding sequence ATGTTGGGGGAAGACAATATTACCAGTCAGCCTTTAGATGTCGCCTTAAAGATCATCAATACTCTCTTTGAAGGTATTAATGATGTAGGCATAAATCTTGTATCTAATGACTATACTGTTGTCTGGACCAATAATGCGATGTCCGCAGGTGTTAAGAAGCCGGTAAGCGAAATGATCGGAAAGCCCTGTTACGAGGCATTCCGACACAGAAATAGTCCCTGTCCTACTTGTTTACTCAAGACAGTTTCTGAGACAAAGGAGCCATTGATAGCAGAAAGATGGTTAGATTTACCTAATCAGAAACGTCAGTATGCAGAGGTAAGACTGTATCCTATTCTTGACAGTCACGAATCCGTTCAATATATTTTTGAGATGCTTACGTTTATCACCAACAAGAAAAAGGGTGAAAAAGAAAGAACACGATATATTCAGGTACTCGAAAGAACGCTCCGAGAATCAAGGATACAGAATTCCGAGACGAACCTAAAACAAGGCAATTCTAATAGCGAACAGCTAACACCCCGAGAGAGAGAAATCCTTTGTCTCATCGGAAGAGGTTTTTCAAATAAACAGATAGGGCTTTCTCTTAATATCAGCATAGAAACTGTAAAGACTCACATCAAAAGCATATTCTGGAAAATAGATGTTGTCCATAGGGCAGAAGCAGCCACCTGGGCGGCAACCCACGGCATTCTTTAA
- a CDS encoding DUF4368 domain-containing protein, whose amino-acid sequence MTRSILFDKVIIHETEQTRGDRRQKVEIVYHRIGKIDFAEWIAARSQNRIYG is encoded by the coding sequence TTGACCAGGAGTATTTTATTTGACAAAGTTATTATCCATGAGACGGAACAAACGCGGGGCGACCGCCGACAAAAGGTTGAAATTGTTTATCACCGTATAGGCAAGATTGACTTTGCGGAATGGATTGCTGCAAGGTCACAAAACCGAATATATGGGTAA
- a CDS encoding homocysteine biosynthesis protein, translating into MKSIEEINEKIKTGKVVVVTAEEMIEIAKDKGVKKASEYVDVVTTGTFGPMCSSGMFLSVGHSKPRIKIGGGRCYLNDVPAYCGLAAADVYIGATATPDDDPRNTVYPGAFKYGGGHVIEEFVSGKDIKLVATAYGTDCYPRKKIETYINKNNTNEAYLYNPRNDYQNYNVAVNLTSRIIHTYMGTLKPNMGSANYSSAGQLSPLLKDPNYRTIGIGTRIFLGGGTGYVAWHGTQHNPDVPRNPNGIPRAGAGTLATIGDAKQMSGEFLKGASFIGYGATMFVGIGVPIPILDEEMAYLTSRGDEEYWAQVVDYGNDYPQREPRSLGEVSYAELKTGKISFNGKEIPSFPISSYSKAVQIATILKGWVTEGKFLLTIPVAPLPGVDAGIKMNTLDERPSGAT; encoded by the coding sequence TTGAAATCAATTGAAGAGATAAACGAAAAAATAAAAACCGGCAAGGTGGTAGTAGTCACAGCCGAAGAGATGATTGAAATTGCAAAAGATAAGGGTGTCAAGAAGGCATCCGAGTACGTGGATGTCGTGACCACTGGCACTTTCGGCCCCATGTGCTCAAGCGGGATGTTCCTGAGCGTAGGCCATTCCAAACCGAGGATTAAGATTGGAGGAGGAAGATGTTATCTAAATGACGTCCCGGCGTACTGCGGACTCGCCGCAGCAGACGTATATATCGGTGCCACAGCAACACCCGATGATGACCCCCGCAATACAGTATATCCCGGAGCATTCAAGTATGGCGGCGGACATGTTATAGAGGAATTTGTAAGCGGGAAAGATATAAAACTCGTGGCAACCGCATATGGCACGGATTGCTATCCGCGTAAAAAAATAGAGACCTATATCAACAAAAACAACACCAACGAGGCTTATCTGTACAACCCGAGAAATGACTATCAGAATTACAATGTGGCCGTCAATCTCACCTCAAGGATCATTCACACATACATGGGCACCCTGAAGCCCAACATGGGAAGTGCAAACTATTCGAGCGCCGGGCAGCTCTCCCCTCTGCTGAAAGACCCGAACTACCGGACCATAGGCATCGGGACGAGGATTTTTCTCGGAGGCGGAACAGGCTACGTTGCGTGGCATGGGACGCAGCATAATCCTGACGTCCCTCGAAACCCCAACGGCATACCAAGAGCCGGTGCCGGGACACTCGCAACTATCGGTGACGCAAAACAGATGAGCGGGGAGTTCCTCAAGGGGGCAAGCTTCATCGGCTACGGGGCCACAATGTTTGTGGGTATTGGCGTCCCCATACCGATACTTGATGAGGAAATGGCCTATCTCACCTCGAGAGGTGACGAGGAGTACTGGGCACAGGTGGTGGACTACGGCAATGATTATCCACAAAGGGAGCCGCGAAGCCTTGGAGAAGTTAGCTATGCTGAATTGAAGACAGGCAAGATAAGCTTCAATGGCAAGGAGATACCATCCTTTCCCATTTCAAGTTATTCCAAGGCCGTACAGATAGCCACTATCCTGAAAGGATGGGTGACAGAGGGAAAATTCCTCCTCACCATCCCGGTAGCGCCTCTTCCCGGCGTGGACGCCGGCATCAAGATGAACACCCTTGATGAGAGACCTTCCGGGGCAACGTAG
- a CDS encoding tRNA 4-thiouridine(8) synthase ThiI, producing the protein MNRKAISLISGGLDSILATKLVMEQGVEVVGFHFTSPFSSRKDKEGGARAIKTASELGIDLITRHKENDYLEVLKNPKHGYGKNMNPCIDCRIYMLKITTTLMEETGASFVVTGEVLGQRPMSQRRETIRLIEKESGLEGLIVRPLSAMRFTPTIPELEGLLDRDKLLGITGRSRNTQYNLARKYNLQEFSKPGGGCLLTDPIFSVKLKELFREEKDFTLRDIDLLSIGRHFRLMEGTKLIVGRDKEENEKLRNLCSSPYIFFSPVDFRGPEAILKGPLNDEIIKMVGNIIAFYGKNTSPAFSVQSDNGTIETHIVEKTGENYERFRIQERGSI; encoded by the coding sequence ATGAACAGAAAAGCAATATCCCTCATATCAGGGGGGCTCGACAGCATACTTGCCACGAAACTCGTTATGGAACAAGGTGTGGAGGTGGTAGGCTTCCATTTCACGTCGCCCTTCAGCAGCAGAAAAGATAAAGAAGGGGGCGCACGGGCAATAAAAACAGCCTCTGAGCTCGGCATAGACCTCATCACCCGCCACAAGGAAAATGACTACCTTGAAGTATTGAAGAACCCAAAGCACGGTTACGGTAAGAACATGAACCCCTGTATTGATTGCAGGATATATATGTTGAAAATTACCACAACCCTCATGGAGGAGACAGGCGCCTCCTTTGTGGTAACCGGGGAAGTCCTCGGCCAGCGACCCATGTCCCAACGGAGAGAGACCATCCGCCTGATCGAGAAGGAAAGCGGGCTTGAGGGCCTTATTGTGAGACCTCTTTCCGCCATGCGTTTTACACCAACCATCCCGGAGTTGGAAGGTCTGCTGGACAGAGACAAGCTCCTTGGCATAACAGGTCGGTCGAGAAATACCCAATACAACCTCGCCCGCAAATACAACCTCCAAGAGTTCAGTAAACCCGGCGGAGGATGCCTTCTCACTGATCCGATATTTTCGGTAAAACTAAAAGAGCTTTTTCGAGAAGAAAAAGATTTTACCCTCCGGGACATTGACCTTCTGAGCATCGGCCGCCACTTCAGACTAATGGAAGGGACGAAACTCATCGTGGGAAGAGACAAAGAGGAAAACGAGAAGCTCCGAAATTTGTGTTCGTCACCATACATATTCTTTTCTCCTGTCGATTTTAGGGGCCCCGAGGCGATCTTGAAAGGCCCACTCAATGACGAGATCATAAAAATGGTCGGCAATATTATTGCATTTTACGGAAAAAATACGTCCCCTGCCTTTTCCGTACAATCCGACAACGGCACGATAGAGACACATATAGTAGAAAAGACGGGGGAAAATTACGAAAGGTTCCGGATTCAAGAAAGAGGGTCAATATGA
- a CDS encoding MBL fold metallo-hydrolase — translation MRVFKDFYAYPWVSYRENNCNTVFIDGEVPLIIDPGHTHLFDQVAQGMARDGKSVDAVKMVFCTHGHPDHIEAMDQFDESVIKGISKEECDYLTNGYRELFLATGCQSPAQSFKVFLREGRIRIGDKTFKVFLTPGHAPGAICLYWEEKKVLISGDTVFYMGVGRTDLYGGDTALLGESIRRLSQLDVEYLIPGHGEMVQGKVTIEKNFKTILDDYFQSSPFGRDERTL, via the coding sequence ATGAGAGTATTTAAGGATTTTTATGCCTATCCGTGGGTATCCTACAGAGAGAACAACTGCAATACCGTGTTTATCGACGGAGAGGTGCCCCTTATTATAGACCCCGGCCACACTCATCTGTTTGACCAGGTGGCTCAAGGCATGGCCAGGGACGGCAAATCGGTGGATGCCGTAAAAATGGTGTTCTGCACTCATGGCCACCCCGATCACATAGAGGCGATGGATCAGTTCGACGAAAGCGTCATAAAGGGGATAAGCAAAGAGGAATGCGACTACCTCACGAACGGATACAGGGAGCTTTTTCTTGCGACCGGTTGTCAGTCTCCTGCGCAGTCTTTCAAGGTGTTCCTCAGGGAGGGGAGGATACGAATCGGAGATAAGACATTCAAAGTTTTCTTGACGCCAGGCCATGCACCGGGGGCAATCTGCCTGTACTGGGAAGAGAAAAAAGTTCTTATCTCCGGAGATACGGTATTTTATATGGGAGTCGGTAGGACCGATCTCTACGGCGGAGACACGGCCCTGCTCGGTGAAAGCATCCGTCGCCTGTCCCAGCTTGACGTGGAATATCTCATCCCGGGTCACGGAGAGATGGTACAGGGAAAGGTGACAATAGAGAAGAACTTCAAGACTATACTTGACGATTACTTTCAATCCTCGCCCTTTGGACGGGATGAGCGAACCCTGTAA
- a CDS encoding ATP-binding cassette domain-containing protein: MITVTGLTKAYGLQTLFENSSFAVGAGERVGLVGRNGSGKTTLFRLILKEEEPDGGAIHVPKNYPIGFLSQHISFRHDTVLKEACIGLKTDDDGVDRTYIAKEILSGLGFSLVDFSRRPEELSGGYQIRLNLARLLISEPRMLLLDEPTNYLDILSVRWLTRFLRGWKREFILITHDRDFMDSVTTHTMAIHRTSFRKMEGSTHKLYQQILQEEEVYEQTRINDEKKRKEIEQFVNKFRAQATKARAVQSRIKALEKKEKLQKMTGERNLEFEFSSAPFHGKWLLEGRELSFSFTPSRIPLISGLTFSIGKKDRIGIIGKNGKGKTTLLRLLAGELGPLSGSIVRHDHVEVGYFGQTNIDRLNPENTVEEEIGSVFHDGGYNTVRNICGAMMFDGDRALKKVGVLSGGERSRVMLGKILASSANLLLLDEPTNHLDMESIDSLVEALETFKGAVLIATHSEMILQILATKLIVFDRGTVTLFDGSYQDFLDRVGWESEDLNRKDRGEGKPGRERALDRKEFKRLKADIIANRSRALTPLNEHITRLEGRIIALEKQMEEENAILIRASENNDGKLIAQTSMSIHNKKREIDLAFQELETYSSEHYEKMREFEDKLEDLDRLDKSATLPTRLADRSP; the protein is encoded by the coding sequence ATGATAACAGTAACAGGACTGACCAAAGCATACGGCTTGCAGACGCTCTTTGAGAACTCGTCGTTTGCCGTCGGTGCAGGGGAACGGGTCGGGCTGGTGGGGCGAAACGGAAGCGGCAAGACCACCCTGTTCCGACTGATCCTCAAGGAAGAGGAACCAGATGGCGGGGCCATTCACGTTCCAAAAAACTACCCCATCGGTTTTCTTTCCCAGCACATTTCCTTCAGACACGATACCGTATTAAAAGAAGCCTGCATCGGTCTGAAAACTGACGATGACGGCGTTGACCGAACTTACATCGCGAAAGAAATCCTTTCCGGCCTCGGATTTTCTTTGGTTGATTTTTCTCGAAGGCCAGAGGAACTGTCTGGAGGATACCAGATAAGACTTAATCTTGCACGGCTTCTCATATCAGAGCCGCGCATGCTCCTTCTTGACGAGCCGACAAACTATCTCGACATACTCTCGGTTCGCTGGCTCACCAGGTTCCTCAGGGGATGGAAGCGAGAATTTATCCTTATTACTCATGACCGTGATTTTATGGATAGCGTGACGACCCATACTATGGCGATTCACCGCACATCATTTAGGAAGATGGAAGGCTCGACCCATAAACTCTACCAGCAGATTCTGCAGGAAGAAGAAGTATACGAGCAGACCAGGATAAATGATGAAAAGAAGAGGAAGGAAATAGAGCAGTTCGTGAACAAGTTCAGGGCGCAGGCTACGAAGGCTCGAGCCGTCCAGTCCAGGATCAAAGCCCTTGAGAAAAAAGAGAAGCTCCAGAAGATGACCGGGGAGAGGAATCTGGAGTTTGAATTCAGTTCAGCCCCCTTCCACGGCAAATGGCTTCTGGAGGGGAGGGAGCTTTCATTTTCATTCACCCCTTCAAGAATTCCCCTTATCAGCGGTCTTACCTTTTCCATCGGCAAGAAAGATAGAATTGGCATAATAGGTAAGAACGGCAAAGGAAAAACGACACTTCTCAGGCTGTTAGCCGGAGAACTTGGCCCGTTGTCCGGTTCTATAGTCCGACACGACCACGTGGAGGTAGGTTACTTCGGCCAGACAAATATCGACCGCCTCAATCCTGAGAACACGGTCGAAGAAGAGATAGGGTCAGTATTCCACGATGGAGGTTACAATACGGTCCGTAACATCTGTGGTGCAATGATGTTTGATGGAGATAGAGCCCTTAAGAAGGTTGGCGTTCTCTCGGGCGGTGAGAGGAGCAGGGTGATGTTAGGCAAAATACTCGCGAGTTCCGCGAATCTTCTGCTTCTTGACGAGCCGACCAACCACCTTGATATGGAATCCATAGACTCGCTGGTCGAGGCCCTTGAGACATTCAAGGGCGCTGTCCTTATAGCGACTCACAGCGAGATGATCCTCCAGATACTGGCCACAAAACTTATTGTCTTTGACAGGGGAACCGTCACCCTTTTTGACGGTTCTTACCAGGACTTTCTGGATCGGGTAGGATGGGAGAGCGAGGATCTTAATCGCAAGGACCGGGGCGAGGGAAAGCCTGGCAGGGAAAGGGCGCTTGACCGGAAAGAGTTTAAACGTCTCAAGGCTGATATTATAGCAAATCGGTCCAGGGCGCTTACTCCTCTCAATGAGCATATCACCCGTTTGGAAGGAAGGATCATCGCTCTCGAGAAACAAATGGAAGAAGAGAATGCAATTCTCATCAGGGCGTCGGAGAATAATGATGGCAAGCTGATCGCCCAGACGTCAATGTCCATCCATAACAAAAAAAGAGAGATTGATCTCGCTTTCCAGGAACTGGAAACATATTCTTCGGAACACTACGAAAAGATGCGGGAGTTCGAGGATAAACTGGAAGATTTAGACAGGCTCGATAAGTCGGCCACACTTCCTACAAGACTGGCGGACAGGTCTCCCTGA
- a CDS encoding branched-chain amino acid aminotransferase: MNICKIDQSNIGSVDFDNLAFGEVFSDHMLSMDYEYEHWLEPQIKPFGKIEVLPSLCSLHYGQVVFEGLKAFYAGGDTINLFRPKTYHERYNRSCQRLCIPGMSLELFVDGIRELVALDRDWVPRRKGCSLYIRPFVFATDSYIGVRVSKSYCFMVLTSPVGAYYKEGMNPVRLMTSGEYVRAVQGGLGMAKTPANYAASLLPTEEAHKRGFTQVLWLDGVERKYIEEVGTMNICFVIDDELVTPALEGSILAGVTRDTVIQVARDWGIKVTERKISIDEVLAMWKEGRLKEVFGTGTAAVISPVGEIQHGDTLIRINDGKTGDLSQRLYDEITGIQYGDRPDKFGWCHKI, from the coding sequence ATGAATATTTGCAAAATAGATCAAAGCAACATAGGGTCCGTCGATTTCGATAACCTCGCGTTCGGCGAGGTCTTTTCGGACCACATGCTAAGTATGGATTACGAATACGAACATTGGCTTGAACCCCAAATAAAGCCTTTCGGGAAGATAGAAGTATTACCCTCCCTGTGCTCCCTACATTATGGTCAGGTGGTCTTCGAGGGCCTTAAGGCCTTTTATGCAGGAGGAGATACAATCAATCTATTCCGTCCCAAAACATACCACGAGCGATACAACAGGTCATGTCAGAGGCTCTGCATTCCGGGAATGAGCTTAGAGCTTTTTGTCGACGGCATCAGGGAACTGGTTGCTCTTGACAGAGACTGGGTCCCGAGACGAAAAGGCTGCTCCCTCTACATCCGACCATTTGTCTTCGCCACGGACAGCTACATAGGGGTAAGGGTATCAAAATCATATTGTTTCATGGTCCTCACTTCTCCTGTGGGAGCGTATTACAAGGAAGGTATGAACCCTGTGCGACTCATGACCTCGGGCGAGTACGTCAGGGCGGTTCAGGGAGGGCTTGGCATGGCCAAGACACCGGCAAACTACGCCGCGAGCCTGCTGCCCACGGAAGAGGCTCACAAGAGAGGGTTTACCCAGGTACTCTGGCTTGACGGGGTAGAGAGAAAATATATAGAAGAAGTTGGTACCATGAACATTTGTTTCGTAATAGACGATGAGTTGGTGACACCAGCCTTGGAAGGGTCCATCCTTGCGGGAGTCACGCGAGATACGGTAATACAGGTGGCGAGAGATTGGGGAATCAAGGTAACGGAGCGAAAGATATCAATTGATGAAGTGCTCGCCATGTGGAAGGAAGGAAGACTCAAAGAAGTCTTCGGAACAGGTACCGCGGCAGTGATCTCGCCTGTGGGAGAGATCCAGCACGGAGATACGCTCATAAGGATTAATGATGGAAAGACAGGAGATCTCTCCCAGAGACTCTACGATGAAATAACAGGAATCCAGTATGGAGATCGGCCAGACAAATTCGGATGGTGCCATAAAATATAA
- the cas7c gene encoding type I-C CRISPR-associated protein Cas7/Csd2, which yields MSLTKKIDFAIIISVKNANPNGDPLNGNRPRTNYEGYGEISDVCIKRKIRNRLLDAGEAILVQSDDYRNDNCRSIKDRYDKKMEHLSKSKDGEEKASEACKIWFDVRAFGQVFAGVDKKNASIAIRGPVSVQSAFSVEPVDVASLQITKSVNLTTNKKDPAKKSSDTMGMKHRVDRGVYMTFGSINRQLAEKTGFSDSDAETLKKAMLRLFENDESTARPAGSMEVLKVIWWTHTDTTLSSAEVHRSLTVNADGTYKLELDKLDGLRLEELDGM from the coding sequence ATGAGCCTGACTAAGAAAATTGATTTCGCGATCATCATTAGCGTGAAGAACGCCAATCCCAACGGTGACCCGCTAAACGGCAACCGCCCCAGAACGAATTATGAGGGGTATGGCGAGATTTCTGATGTGTGTATCAAACGAAAGATCCGTAACCGTCTACTGGATGCCGGCGAGGCGATCCTCGTACAATCGGATGACTATCGGAATGATAATTGCCGCAGTATTAAAGATCGGTATGATAAAAAGATGGAGCATCTTTCAAAAAGTAAAGACGGAGAAGAAAAAGCGAGTGAAGCGTGTAAAATATGGTTTGACGTTCGCGCATTCGGGCAGGTGTTTGCGGGCGTGGATAAGAAAAACGCTTCTATAGCCATCCGTGGGCCGGTGAGCGTACAGAGCGCGTTTTCCGTCGAACCGGTAGATGTTGCAAGCCTGCAAATCACAAAAAGTGTGAACCTCACGACGAACAAAAAAGATCCGGCCAAAAAATCCAGCGATACAATGGGTATGAAACACCGCGTTGACCGCGGGGTTTATATGACCTTTGGCAGCATCAACCGCCAGCTCGCCGAAAAGACCGGTTTCTCAGACAGCGATGCGGAAACGCTTAAGAAAGCAATGCTGCGGCTGTTTGAAAACGATGAATCAACGGCGCGCCCCGCAGGGAGTATGGAAGTTTTAAAGGTCATTTGGTGGACCCATACGGATACCACGCTCTCATCGGCGGAAGTGCACAGAAGCCTGACGGTCAATGCCGACGGGACATACAAGCTTGAGCTTGACAAGCTTGACGGACTCCGCCTGGAAGAACTTGATGGTATGTAG